One genomic window of Phycisphaerales bacterium includes the following:
- a CDS encoding SpoIIE family protein phosphatase, with the protein MTTQSARRAARATDDPGLSITDFLSDGGFVQLCATLSTLLDAPVRLLDAEGREILPGEDASAAWKLAETSPDPAALAAERAFTVPMRAHGRVIGWVHVGKSPSTEGPLAHAIEQAVALVVDVADQVCDRELELRARLRELSATQRLSALLAAAQSEDEVLGIALDSAIELLGLWAGSLVLFVDAGDKGLAPEERDVEHRVSRNLSESWLSNPLPLSVNREFDKRALAGEVVSVPDLLRDPRVQLKERTKAEGLASALHAGMIFHGKPLGVIRLYGSRVRQFTPAEHRVLRTIAHQAAVAIGQARLLRLQREERRLQRQLRLASDVQRRMLPKRPPTSERLDLGASWEPSLELSGDFFDFIELDADTREPGERRIGIVVGDVVGKGVAAALLMSHVRASLLAHVSRDPSPGTVLAAVNNDLCRDSLPNEFVTLWYAVVDPVNLELVYASAGHDPPLLLRPVVDGVPPENSEVAGADARAMRSSGMLAGVLPNQTFGEERVPLFADDTIVMFTDGMTDARNFEGVRYGRPRLTRSVYETVSRDPDVSAAALVKEVVWCVRRFAGLAHMTDDQTIVALRVRP; encoded by the coding sequence ATGACGACACAATCCGCCCGCCGCGCCGCCCGGGCGACGGACGATCCCGGTCTCTCGATCACCGACTTCCTGAGCGACGGCGGATTCGTGCAGCTGTGCGCGACGCTCTCGACGCTGCTCGATGCGCCGGTCCGGCTGCTCGACGCCGAAGGGCGCGAGATCCTCCCCGGTGAAGATGCCTCGGCGGCGTGGAAGCTGGCCGAGACGAGCCCCGACCCGGCGGCGCTGGCGGCCGAGCGCGCCTTCACCGTGCCCATGCGCGCCCACGGCCGGGTCATCGGCTGGGTGCACGTTGGCAAGAGCCCCTCGACCGAGGGCCCGCTGGCGCACGCCATCGAGCAGGCCGTGGCGCTTGTTGTGGATGTGGCCGACCAGGTGTGCGACCGCGAGCTCGAGCTGCGCGCCCGGCTGCGCGAATTGAGCGCGACGCAGCGCCTGAGCGCGCTGCTGGCCGCCGCCCAGAGCGAGGACGAGGTGCTGGGCATCGCGCTGGACAGCGCCATTGAACTGCTGGGGCTGTGGGCGGGCTCGCTCGTGCTGTTCGTCGACGCGGGCGACAAGGGGCTCGCGCCCGAAGAGCGCGACGTCGAGCATCGCGTGAGCCGGAACCTGAGCGAGAGCTGGCTCTCGAATCCGCTGCCGCTCTCGGTGAATCGCGAGTTCGACAAGCGTGCGTTGGCGGGCGAGGTCGTGTCGGTGCCCGACCTGTTGCGGGACCCGCGCGTGCAACTCAAGGAGCGTACCAAGGCGGAGGGCTTGGCCAGTGCTCTGCACGCCGGCATGATCTTCCACGGCAAGCCGCTGGGCGTGATCCGGCTGTACGGCTCGCGTGTGCGGCAGTTCACGCCGGCCGAGCATCGCGTGCTGCGGACCATCGCCCACCAGGCGGCGGTAGCGATCGGCCAGGCGCGACTGCTGCGGCTGCAGCGCGAGGAGCGGCGGTTGCAGCGGCAGCTCAGGCTCGCCAGCGATGTGCAGCGGCGCATGCTGCCCAAGCGGCCGCCCACGAGCGAGCGGCTCGACCTGGGCGCGAGTTGGGAGCCGAGCCTCGAGCTCAGCGGCGACTTCTTCGACTTCATCGAGCTGGATGCCGACACGCGCGAGCCGGGCGAGCGGCGCATCGGCATCGTGGTGGGCGACGTCGTGGGAAAGGGCGTGGCCGCGGCCTTGTTGATGAGCCACGTGCGCGCCAGCCTGCTGGCGCACGTCTCGCGCGATCCCTCGCCCGGCACCGTGCTGGCGGCCGTCAACAACGACCTGTGCCGCGACTCGCTGCCCAACGAGTTCGTCACGCTGTGGTACGCGGTCGTCGACCCGGTCAACCTTGAGCTCGTCTACGCGAGCGCGGGGCACGATCCCCCGTTGCTTCTGCGGCCCGTCGTCGACGGCGTGCCGCCGGAGAACTCGGAGGTCGCTGGTGCCGACGCACGCGCGATGCGGAGCAGCGGCATGCTCGCGGGCGTGCTGCCCAACCAGACGTTTGGCGAGGAGCGGGTGCCGCTGTTTGCCGACGACACGATCGTAATGTTCACCGATGGCATGACCGACGCGCGGAACTTCGAGGGCGTCCGCTACGGCCGGCCGCGATTGACGCGGTCGGTGTACGAGACGGTGAGCCGCGACCCGGACGTGTCGGCGGCGGCGCTGGTGAAGGAAGTGGTCTGGTGCGTGCGCCGGTTTGCCGGCTTGGCACACATGACCGACGATCAGACGATCGTGGCGCTGCGGGTGCGGCCGTGA
- a CDS encoding trypsin-like peptidase domain-containing protein, whose amino-acid sequence MRRLWHALALACVVSAMGGCTITGLEETATRQAWPADAEAVFGCTPVIVDFFGGRIRGSGSGVFVSDRWLLTAAHVVPDDAQYAWISSAEADAGLGVVMPVEIVMTGGGEPVESGDWALVRFPEIVDGLGSPPARLLDGRFEAARAVLVGFPTLEPDGSSPFTPRELMVLRSDAPASTNPTLLASDDDPSAALRYFRMVPGWSKLGGASGGPVVSYDEAGRPGVSGILLGRVEYRGFWRRGRAIVAHRLPPQAYLAATGALDALPDRTDRDAMLVQVGATLSGDGNRVPQRQAASGR is encoded by the coding sequence GTGAGACGCTTGTGGCACGCGCTCGCGCTGGCGTGCGTCGTGTCGGCCATGGGCGGGTGCACGATCACCGGCCTGGAGGAGACCGCGACGCGTCAGGCGTGGCCCGCGGACGCCGAGGCGGTGTTCGGCTGCACGCCCGTGATCGTCGACTTCTTCGGTGGACGCATCCGTGGCAGCGGCTCGGGCGTGTTCGTGTCGGACCGCTGGCTGTTGACGGCGGCGCACGTGGTACCCGACGACGCGCAGTATGCGTGGATCTCGTCGGCCGAAGCCGACGCGGGACTCGGCGTGGTGATGCCCGTCGAGATCGTCATGACCGGCGGTGGAGAACCCGTCGAGTCGGGAGACTGGGCGCTCGTGCGCTTCCCCGAGATCGTTGACGGCCTGGGATCTCCGCCCGCACGGCTGCTCGACGGCAGGTTCGAGGCGGCCCGTGCCGTGCTCGTTGGCTTCCCCACGCTCGAGCCGGACGGTTCGAGCCCCTTCACGCCGCGCGAGCTGATGGTGCTGCGGAGCGATGCGCCGGCGTCGACCAATCCGACGCTGCTCGCGAGCGATGATGATCCGAGTGCGGCGTTGCGGTACTTTCGGATGGTGCCCGGATGGTCGAAGCTTGGCGGCGCCTCTGGCGGGCCGGTCGTTTCGTACGACGAGGCCGGGCGTCCGGGCGTCTCCGGCATCTTGCTCGGGCGGGTCGAGTACCGCGGGTTCTGGCGTCGCGGGCGGGCCATCGTGGCGCACCGCCTGCCGCCGCAGGCCTACCTGGCGGCGACCGGGGCGCTCGACGCGCTGCCCGACCGCACGGATCGCGACGCGATGCTTGTGCAGGTCGGCGCTACGCTGAGCGGCGATGGCAACCGTGTTCCTCAACGGCAGGCTGCTTCGGGACGATGA
- a CDS encoding aminotransferase class IV — translation MATVFLNGRLLRDDDPAASVSLSDAGFMHAVGLFETMTARRTEAEIRVVRVDEHVHRLVDSARHLGLASSLRAGPLAEAVEHTAQAYFEQHERDAARLRLTVTGGDLNLVRREAERVGAGVQTPTVAIVAQPATLYPPALYEQGGMMVVADAKANPFDPTSGHKTLDYWWRLRELQGALAKGGTEALIFSVTNHVCGGSVSNVFAVKDGELMTPIARGEEAGVAGQGGAMPSAVLPGVTRAAVIELAEERGMAVNKRLLAIGDLLDADEVFCTNASFGLLAMTRIEGREIGDGSVGPVSTSLREALRERDGG, via the coding sequence ATGGCAACCGTGTTCCTCAACGGCAGGCTGCTTCGGGACGATGACCCCGCCGCGAGCGTCTCGCTCTCGGACGCGGGTTTCATGCACGCGGTCGGTCTGTTCGAGACCATGACGGCGCGGCGCACCGAGGCGGAGATCCGCGTCGTGCGCGTCGACGAGCACGTGCACCGGCTCGTGGACTCGGCTCGGCACCTGGGCCTCGCGTCGTCGCTGCGCGCCGGGCCGCTGGCCGAGGCCGTCGAGCACACGGCCCAAGCCTACTTCGAGCAGCACGAGCGCGACGCGGCACGTCTCCGCCTGACGGTGACCGGCGGCGACCTGAACCTCGTGAGGCGTGAGGCCGAGCGCGTCGGCGCGGGCGTGCAGACGCCGACGGTGGCGATCGTGGCGCAGCCGGCGACGCTGTACCCGCCCGCGCTGTACGAGCAGGGCGGCATGATGGTCGTCGCCGACGCCAAGGCCAATCCGTTCGATCCGACGTCGGGACATAAGACGTTGGACTACTGGTGGCGCTTGCGCGAGCTGCAGGGTGCGCTCGCCAAGGGCGGAACCGAAGCGCTCATCTTCAGCGTCACCAACCACGTCTGTGGCGGGAGCGTGAGCAACGTGTTTGCCGTGAAGGACGGCGAACTCATGACGCCGATCGCGCGCGGCGAGGAAGCGGGCGTGGCCGGACAGGGTGGTGCGATGCCCAGCGCCGTGCTGCCGGGCGTGACGCGGGCGGCCGTGATCGAGCTGGCCGAAGAGCGAGGCATGGCGGTCAACAAGCGCCTGCTGGCGATCGGCGACCTGCTGGACGCCGACGAGGTGTTCTGCACCAACGCAAGCTTTGGCCTGCTGGCGATGACGCGCATCGAGGGGCGCGAGATCGGGGACGGCAGTGTTGGGCCGGTGAGCACGTCGCTTCGTGAGGCTCTGCGCGAGCGCGACGGCGGCTGA
- the dnaE gene encoding DNA polymerase III subunit alpha, translating into MAGEKAKHDPNAHGTEDIAATLEGQLGTGFAHLHLHTEYSLLDGGNRIDRLADRIKDLGTPAVAVTDHGNMFGAVAFYEACRKRGIRPILGVEAYVCPPGRPRQDRTYTGVSDGGYHLVLLAENITGWNNLMLLCSQAYLTGFYFKPRIDRELLEQHASGLIAINGHLGSELGEHLLRYVRSNAKADLEAAEESIEWHKRVFADEGTGPRFYCEMQHHVPEQVSINPHVIELARKHGVPLVCDNDSHFLRAEDHDAHDTLICISMGKNKHDQERLRYTPELYVKSPQQMRELFEGEYGEDGVEACDNTLRIAARCDVELPIGANHAPVVVVRTPDELPQSEDASYDGDLTAWYKDYCSRFELEPAADAGLDHDELNVQCDEALRLLAEGGMVWRYGPSIMAHKHAYVEGSDVATERRSDEGVDGDAFDKWARLNRELKILADKSISAYFLIVWDFVNWGRARGIPALARGSGVGTMAGYVLGLSNACPVKYGLLFERFTDPDRSEYPDIDIDLCQDGRGDVIRYVREKYGHVAQIITFGTLKARAAVRDVARVLAVSLPAADRLAKAIPDQLGMTLDKAEAEDPEWADIAAGKPAALAKLNDKLPAEQHADKETIQRLIANAKVMEGQARHASVHAAGVIVATRPLHELVPLYKQSGGAEDEAITQWDGPTCEKMGLLKMDFLGLRTLSVIERARSLITTAMDEEAIYEAVGREKGDDGPHPLDLDRLTYDDPTVFEMFSRGDTTGVFQFESGGMRRLLMEMKPDRLEDLIAANALFRPGPMDLIPAYNKRKHGHEPVPTVHEIVDRFTAETYGVMVYQEQVMQIVHELGGIPLRAAYSLIKAISKKKAKIINAERPKFVDGAAKQGLTRDAAEELFELILKFAGYGFNKSHSTGYAIVAYQTAYLKTYFPAPYMAAFLSFESQAQKVADWLPYLEDCKRTRVIDPKTGEVLRTGIEVAPPDVNLSGQDFEVVYRDDEPHDAQHGHIRFGMKAIKGAGGGAIEAIVNARAGEDGPEPFRDLFDFCERIPLRSVNKATIESLVKAGAFDAVHSREQRAAMVASIESAVSAGQSAAADRAAGQGGLFGGGGAAEEAPSPALVNVEPWGEQETLRNEKDTLGFYVSSHPLEQWGPWIRAFASHELGQLAEAEQGRRVIAGVMVQSTRVIVARSGRSAGQKMGILTIEDTTGTADAVLFTDAYQRYAHLLEDDSPKFVLGRLDRSRGDAQIIVEQMTPIEAVPLEGGKLRLYVRDSRLNGNGPTALEQVHELAREHDASKKNGAPVDAPSSPLEVVVCIGGHEPVAVPSTNPSRIRLEPAFVSGVEGVLGPMSARLFEGVAVEMQDKRRNGYGGGGNGSGRSMRR; encoded by the coding sequence ATGGCAGGGGAGAAGGCCAAGCACGACCCGAACGCGCACGGGACAGAGGACATCGCGGCAACGCTCGAGGGCCAGCTCGGCACGGGGTTCGCCCACCTGCACCTGCACACCGAGTACTCGCTGCTGGACGGCGGCAACCGGATCGATCGCCTGGCCGATCGGATCAAGGACCTAGGCACCCCCGCCGTCGCCGTAACCGACCACGGCAACATGTTCGGGGCGGTCGCCTTCTACGAGGCGTGCCGCAAGCGGGGCATCCGGCCCATCCTGGGCGTGGAGGCGTACGTGTGCCCGCCGGGCCGTCCGCGTCAGGACCGGACTTACACCGGCGTCAGCGATGGCGGGTACCACCTCGTCTTGCTTGCAGAGAACATCACGGGCTGGAACAACCTGATGCTGCTCTGCAGCCAGGCATACCTGACGGGGTTCTACTTCAAGCCCCGGATCGATCGCGAATTGCTCGAGCAGCACGCCAGCGGGCTCATCGCCATCAACGGTCACCTGGGCAGCGAGCTGGGCGAGCACCTGCTGCGATACGTGCGCAGCAACGCGAAGGCCGACCTGGAGGCCGCCGAAGAGAGCATCGAGTGGCACAAGCGGGTGTTCGCCGACGAGGGGACGGGCCCGCGGTTCTACTGCGAGATGCAGCACCACGTGCCCGAGCAGGTGTCGATCAATCCGCACGTGATCGAGCTCGCCAGGAAGCACGGCGTGCCGCTGGTGTGCGACAACGACTCGCACTTCCTGCGGGCCGAGGACCACGACGCACACGACACGCTCATCTGCATCTCGATGGGCAAGAACAAGCACGACCAGGAACGCCTGCGCTACACGCCCGAGCTGTACGTCAAGAGCCCGCAGCAAATGCGCGAGTTGTTCGAGGGCGAGTACGGCGAGGACGGCGTCGAGGCCTGCGACAACACGCTGCGCATCGCGGCGCGGTGCGACGTCGAGCTGCCCATCGGCGCCAACCACGCACCGGTCGTGGTGGTTCGAACGCCCGACGAGCTTCCCCAGAGCGAAGACGCGAGCTACGACGGCGATCTGACGGCGTGGTACAAGGACTATTGCTCGCGCTTCGAGCTCGAGCCGGCGGCCGACGCCGGGCTGGATCACGACGAGCTGAACGTCCAGTGCGATGAGGCGCTGCGTCTGCTGGCCGAGGGTGGCATGGTGTGGCGGTATGGGCCGAGCATCATGGCCCACAAGCACGCGTACGTGGAGGGAAGCGACGTAGCGACGGAGCGACGGAGCGACGAAGGGGTCGACGGCGACGCCTTCGACAAGTGGGCCCGGCTCAATCGCGAGCTGAAGATCCTGGCCGACAAGAGCATCAGCGCGTACTTCCTCATCGTGTGGGACTTCGTGAACTGGGGCCGCGCGCGGGGCATCCCGGCGCTGGCCCGCGGTTCGGGCGTAGGCACGATGGCGGGCTACGTGCTGGGTCTCTCGAACGCCTGCCCGGTGAAGTACGGGTTGCTGTTCGAACGATTCACCGATCCGGATCGCAGCGAGTATCCCGATATCGATATCGACCTGTGCCAGGACGGGCGCGGCGACGTCATCCGCTACGTCCGCGAGAAGTACGGGCACGTGGCGCAGATCATCACGTTCGGGACGCTCAAGGCGCGGGCGGCCGTGCGCGACGTGGCGCGCGTGCTGGCCGTGAGCCTGCCCGCGGCGGATCGGCTGGCCAAGGCCATCCCAGATCAGCTCGGCATGACGCTGGACAAGGCCGAGGCGGAGGACCCCGAGTGGGCCGACATCGCCGCCGGCAAGCCCGCGGCGCTGGCGAAGCTGAACGACAAGCTGCCCGCCGAACAGCACGCCGACAAGGAGACCATCCAGCGGCTCATCGCCAACGCGAAGGTGATGGAGGGCCAGGCGCGACACGCCAGCGTGCACGCGGCGGGCGTCATCGTGGCCACGAGGCCGCTGCACGAGCTCGTGCCGCTCTACAAGCAGAGCGGCGGCGCTGAGGACGAGGCCATCACGCAGTGGGACGGCCCGACCTGCGAGAAGATGGGCTTGCTCAAGATGGACTTCCTCGGGCTGCGCACCCTGAGCGTCATCGAGCGTGCAAGGTCGCTCATCACCACAGCGATGGATGAGGAAGCGATCTACGAAGCGGTGGGTCGCGAGAAGGGCGACGACGGGCCGCACCCGCTCGACCTCGATCGATTGACCTACGACGACCCGACCGTGTTCGAGATGTTTTCTCGGGGCGACACGACCGGCGTGTTCCAGTTCGAATCGGGCGGCATGCGACGGCTGCTCATGGAGATGAAGCCCGACCGCCTCGAGGACCTCATCGCCGCCAACGCGCTCTTTAGGCCCGGGCCGATGGACCTGATCCCCGCGTACAACAAGCGCAAGCATGGGCACGAACCCGTGCCAACGGTGCACGAGATCGTCGATCGCTTCACGGCCGAGACCTACGGCGTGATGGTGTACCAGGAACAGGTGATGCAGATCGTCCACGAGCTGGGCGGCATCCCGCTGCGTGCCGCGTACTCGCTCATCAAGGCGATCAGCAAGAAGAAGGCCAAGATCATCAACGCCGAGCGACCCAAGTTCGTCGACGGCGCCGCCAAGCAGGGCCTGACGCGCGACGCGGCCGAGGAGCTGTTCGAGCTCATCCTGAAGTTCGCCGGCTACGGCTTCAACAAGAGCCACTCGACCGGCTACGCGATCGTCGCGTACCAGACGGCGTACCTGAAGACGTACTTCCCGGCGCCCTACATGGCCGCGTTCCTGAGCTTCGAGAGCCAGGCCCAGAAGGTCGCCGATTGGCTGCCGTACCTCGAGGACTGCAAACGCACCCGCGTCATCGACCCCAAGACGGGTGAGGTCCTGCGCACCGGCATCGAGGTGGCCCCGCCGGACGTCAACCTGTCCGGGCAGGACTTCGAGGTGGTATACCGCGACGACGAGCCGCACGATGCGCAGCACGGCCATATCCGTTTCGGCATGAAGGCCATCAAGGGTGCCGGCGGCGGCGCGATCGAGGCCATCGTGAACGCGCGGGCGGGCGAGGACGGGCCCGAGCCCTTCCGCGACCTCTTCGATTTCTGTGAGCGCATCCCGCTGCGCAGCGTGAACAAGGCGACGATCGAAAGCCTCGTCAAGGCCGGTGCGTTCGATGCCGTGCACTCGCGCGAGCAGCGCGCGGCGATGGTCGCCTCCATCGAGAGCGCGGTCAGCGCGGGCCAGAGCGCCGCGGCCGATCGCGCAGCGGGGCAGGGCGGCCTGTTCGGTGGCGGCGGGGCTGCAGAAGAAGCTCCGTCACCCGCCCTGGTCAACGTCGAGCCCTGGGGCGAGCAGGAGACGCTCCGGAACGAGAAGGACACGCTGGGTTTCTACGTTTCCAGCCATCCGCTCGAGCAATGGGGCCCGTGGATCCGTGCGTTCGCGAGCCACGAGCTGGGCCAGCTTGCCGAGGCGGAGCAGGGTCGCCGCGTGATCGCCGGCGTCATGGTGCAGAGCACCCGCGTCATCGTGGCGCGCAGCGGCCGCAGCGCAGGGCAGAAGATGGGCATCCTCACGATCGAGGATACCACCGGGACCGCCGATGCCGTGCTCTTTACTGATGCGTACCAGCGCTACGCGCACCTGCTCGAGGACGACTCGCCCAAGTTCGTGCTGGGCAGGCTCGACCGCTCGCGTGGCGACGCCCAGATCATCGTCGAGCAGATGACGCCCATCGAGGCCGTGCCGCTCGAGGGCGGCAAGCTGCGTCTGTACGTGCGCGACAGCCGGCTGAACGGCAACGGGCCGACGGCGCTCGAGCAGGTGCACGAGCTCGCCCGCGAGCACGATGCTTCGAAGAAGAACGGCGCGCCCGTGGACGCGCCGTCCTCTCCCCTCGAGGTGGTCGTGTGCATCGGCGGGCACGAGCCCGTCGCGGTGCCGTCGACCAACCCCTCGCGGATCCGGCTCGAGCCGGCCTTCGTCTCGGGCGTCGAAGGCGTGCTCGGGCCGATGTCGGCCAGGCTCTTCGAGGGCGTGGCCGTCGAGATGCAGGACAAGCGACGAAACGGTTATGGCGGCGGCGGCAACGGCAGCGGCCGATCGATGCGGCGCTGA
- a CDS encoding GC-type dockerin domain-anchored protein, producing MTRTWISAATIALGCAALAHANNERRITPDDPLFIEFRVDPGVTVTPDTFVVYLGQPEATGPGTGERTTRLSNRGIGISFHQTSVFGDVVGPIDMDPGATFADLGTPYTLLDPGVIDAGALSAMAMGTESGRVELRITSGVLIVDLDDVRIEWGEGTGPDTYTPGDVQPEITAMYVGTPCYPDFDRNGTLDVFDFLAYQNAFAVGDYRADCDGCGSLDIFDFLCFLTQFDDGCP from the coding sequence ATGACTCGCACCTGGATCTCCGCGGCCACGATCGCACTCGGCTGCGCGGCCCTCGCCCACGCCAACAACGAGCGCCGCATCACGCCCGACGACCCGCTCTTCATCGAGTTCCGCGTCGACCCGGGCGTCACCGTGACCCCCGACACGTTCGTGGTGTACCTGGGCCAGCCCGAGGCGACCGGTCCCGGGACGGGCGAGCGCACAACGCGGCTCTCGAACCGGGGCATCGGCATCTCCTTTCATCAGACGTCGGTGTTCGGCGACGTTGTCGGACCGATCGACATGGACCCCGGCGCGACGTTCGCCGACCTCGGCACGCCGTACACGCTGCTCGACCCCGGCGTCATCGACGCGGGCGCGCTGAGCGCAATGGCGATGGGCACCGAGAGCGGACGCGTCGAACTCCGCATTACGAGCGGCGTGCTGATCGTCGACCTCGACGACGTGCGCATCGAGTGGGGCGAGGGTACCGGGCCCGATACGTACACGCCCGGCGACGTGCAGCCCGAGATCACCGCGATGTACGTCGGCACGCCGTGCTATCCCGACTTCGACCGCAATGGCACGCTCGACGTGTTCGACTTCCTGGCGTACCAGAACGCGTTCGCCGTGGGCGACTACCGGGCCGACTGCGACGGCTGCGGCTCGCTCGACATCTTCGATTTCCTGTGCTTCCTGACGCAGTTCGACGACGGCTGCCCGTAG
- a CDS encoding amidohydrolase yields MTTTSTSASNTIEHAIAADHERLASLRRDLHRNPELSNREHETSARIELELRELGLEIKTGLASKGTGVIAYLPATTEASETIALRADIDALPITEATGKPYASTNPGVMHACGHDGHTAILLGAARALASLDARPHNVLFLFQPAEEDGGGAEVMCEQGVLRGSAGGGLGEPVTRIFGLHGWPRMPLGSLGTRPGPLMASTDDFDVRIVGKGGHAAMPHLATDPIVAASAVVTALQTLASRSVNPCDAGVVTVGQFEAGTANNIIPESARLVGTIRALTDETRAILADRFRTVVESTAAAHGCTAEIDWLPGYPVTSNDEACAAHVLEVARRTLGDSDVEVVPEASMGGEDFSYYGRHVPACFFLLGLAPKGADVEALPLLHQPGFDFNDDALPVGVRMMCALALSDV; encoded by the coding sequence ATGACGACGACCTCGACCAGCGCCTCGAACACGATCGAACACGCCATCGCCGCCGACCACGAGCGACTGGCGTCGCTTCGACGAGACCTGCACCGCAACCCAGAGCTGAGCAACCGCGAGCACGAGACGTCGGCGCGCATCGAGCTCGAGCTGCGCGAGCTGGGGCTCGAGATCAAGACGGGGCTAGCCAGCAAGGGCACCGGCGTCATCGCCTACCTGCCCGCCACGACGGAAGCGAGCGAGACCATCGCGTTGCGGGCCGACATCGATGCGCTGCCGATCACCGAGGCAACGGGTAAGCCGTACGCCTCGACCAACCCGGGCGTCATGCACGCGTGCGGGCACGACGGGCACACGGCCATCCTGCTCGGCGCGGCCCGGGCGCTCGCGTCGCTCGATGCGCGGCCGCACAACGTGCTGTTCCTCTTCCAGCCCGCCGAGGAGGATGGCGGCGGGGCCGAAGTGATGTGCGAGCAGGGCGTGCTGCGCGGCTCGGCCGGCGGCGGGCTGGGCGAGCCGGTCACGCGCATCTTCGGCCTGCACGGCTGGCCGCGCATGCCGCTGGGCAGCCTCGGCACGCGGCCAGGACCGCTCATGGCCAGCACCGACGACTTCGACGTGCGCATCGTGGGCAAGGGCGGGCACGCGGCGATGCCGCACCTGGCGACCGACCCCATCGTGGCCGCGAGCGCCGTCGTCACGGCCCTGCAGACGCTCGCGTCGCGCAGCGTGAACCCCTGCGACGCCGGCGTGGTCACCGTCGGGCAGTTCGAGGCCGGCACGGCCAACAACATCATCCCCGAGAGCGCTCGCCTGGTCGGCACGATCCGTGCGCTCACCGACGAGACGCGGGCGATCCTGGCGGATCGATTCCGCACGGTCGTCGAGTCCACCGCCGCCGCCCACGGCTGCACCGCCGAGATCGACTGGCTGCCGGGCTACCCGGTCACGAGCAACGACGAAGCGTGCGCCGCGCACGTGCTCGAGGTCGCGCGGCGGACGCTGGGCGACTCAGACGTCGAGGTCGTGCCCGAGGCGAGCATGGGCGGCGAGGACTTCAGCTACTACGGCCGCCACGTGCCGGCGTGCTTCTTCCTGCTGGGGCTCGCGCCGAAGGGCGCCGACGTCGAGGCGCTGCCGCTGCTGCACCAGCCGGGCTTCGATTTCAACGACGACGCGCTGCCGGTGGGCGTGCGCATGATGTGCGCGCTCGCGCTGTCGGACGTTTGA
- a CDS encoding ROK family protein: MTHTHLIGVDVGATGLRAGVVDDAGRVIARHKVATPRDPQDAARAIAEAVREVISRASVEMPRVIGVGVPGPVVGNTITAAINLGWRDVALGDLISAQLGVQAMLINDVNAAALAEQRLGAARGEADMIALWIGTGVGGGAVLGGQVYLGIDGVAVEAGHIIVNADGPADARTVEQCCSRRAIVEAVRIALERGRASTVREATPEAIADAYRRGDALCTEVVDAALRLVGSAAASACALLGPSVVVVGGALVEGIGPAVAQVVDRAANADAFPPGRRLSVHQSVFGDDAGLLGAALFAADTMRR; encoded by the coding sequence ATGACGCACACGCACCTCATCGGCGTCGACGTCGGTGCGACCGGATTGCGTGCCGGCGTCGTCGATGATGCGGGACGCGTCATCGCGCGACACAAGGTCGCGACCCCGCGCGATCCGCAGGATGCCGCGCGTGCGATCGCCGAAGCCGTGCGAGAGGTCATTTCGCGGGCCAGCGTCGAGATGCCCCGCGTCATCGGCGTCGGCGTGCCCGGGCCGGTCGTGGGCAACACCATCACCGCGGCGATTAACCTCGGCTGGCGTGACGTGGCGCTCGGCGATCTCATCTCGGCACAACTCGGCGTCCAGGCGATGCTCATCAACGACGTCAACGCCGCGGCTCTGGCCGAACAACGCCTGGGTGCCGCGCGCGGCGAGGCGGACATGATCGCCCTGTGGATCGGCACCGGCGTCGGCGGCGGGGCGGTGCTGGGCGGGCAGGTCTACCTGGGCATCGACGGCGTCGCGGTCGAGGCCGGGCACATCATCGTCAACGCCGACGGGCCGGCGGACGCGCGCACCGTCGAGCAGTGCTGCTCTCGGCGGGCGATCGTGGAAGCCGTACGCATCGCGCTCGAACGGGGACGTGCGAGCACCGTGCGCGAGGCGACGCCCGAAGCGATTGCCGACGCCTATCGGAGGGGCGATGCGTTGTGCACCGAAGTCGTCGACGCCGCCCTCAGGCTCGTCGGCTCAGCGGCCGCCAGCGCGTGCGCGTTGCTGGGCCCGAGCGTGGTCGTGGTGGGGGGCGCCCTGGTCGAGGGCATCGGGCCCGCGGTCGCCCAGGTCGTGGATCGAGCCGCGAACGCCGACGCATTCCCGCCGGGCCGGAGGCTGTCCGTCCACCAGAGCGTGTTCGGCGACGACGCGGGCCTGCTCGGGGCCGCGCTCTTCGCCGCCGATACAATGCGGCGATGA